A DNA window from Pseudomonas sp. B21-056 contains the following coding sequences:
- a CDS encoding nitrate reductase: protein MNRQTTASTCCYCGVGCGVLIEHDDERILGVSGDPAHPANFGKLCSKGSTLHLTGDLAARALYPELRLGKGLARARTDWDNALEHAASVFAETIAEHGPDSVAFYISGQLLTEDYYAFNKLARALVGTNNIDSNSRLCMSSAVVGYKRSLGADAPPCSYEDLELSDCVMIVGSNMAYAHPILFRRLEEAKSRRPQMKIIVIDPRRTDTCDLADLHLAILPGTDVALFHGILHLLLWEDWVDRDFIKAHTEGLADLKNLVRDYTPAMVAQLCGISVEQLHQCAEAVGTAPSFLSLWCMGLNQSTAGSAKNSALINLHLATGQIGRPGAGPFSLTGQPNAMGGRETGSLSNLLPGHREAANPEHRAEVAEYWGVEQLPATPGLSAIELFEQVRNGKIKALWIACTNPAQSMPDQTAVREALQACPFVVLQEAFRTTETAGFADLLLPAASWGEKEGSVTNSERRISHVRRAVGAPGEARPDWAITVDFAQRLEKRLRPGQPSLFAFDAPAQLFDEYKQLTRGRDLDLSGISHALIDQLGPQQWPFPDGATVGTARLYVDGIFPTDNGRARFVAEPYRAARELRDARYPLTLNTGRLRDQWHGMSRTGTAAQLFGHVNEAVLSLHPDELQRQRLQPGDLVSLKSRRGAVIVAVDSDESVRPGQAFLPMHWGDRFLKGGVNTLTQPAFDPLSKQPELKHSGVRLEPVNLPWQLFALIEGDVQQHLETLRPLCEAFAYVSLSLTGRERPALLIRAASAVAPDPDLLQAIDEQLGLIDGPVLAYDDPRRAIGKRVRIENGRITAIRLAGETLARHWLQNLWQEGRADEQLRRWLLAPLSAPPGNVGAAAGGSKTLCNCLNVSQRAICAGIERGLDLQGLKQELGCGTQCGSCVPEIKRLLVANAQPMAAVS, encoded by the coding sequence ATGAACCGCCAGACCACTGCCTCGACCTGCTGTTACTGCGGGGTCGGTTGCGGCGTGCTGATCGAACATGACGACGAGCGCATCCTCGGCGTCAGTGGCGATCCCGCCCACCCGGCCAACTTCGGCAAACTGTGCAGCAAGGGCTCGACCCTGCACCTGACCGGCGACCTCGCCGCGCGGGCCCTGTACCCCGAGCTGCGCCTGGGCAAAGGCCTGGCTCGGGCCCGCACCGACTGGGACAACGCCCTGGAGCACGCCGCCAGCGTGTTCGCCGAAACCATCGCCGAACACGGCCCCGACAGTGTAGCGTTCTACATCTCCGGCCAGTTACTGACAGAGGACTACTACGCCTTCAACAAACTTGCCCGGGCCCTGGTCGGCACCAACAACATCGACAGTAATTCCCGGCTGTGCATGTCCTCGGCGGTGGTGGGCTACAAACGCAGCCTCGGTGCCGACGCGCCGCCCTGCAGTTATGAAGACCTGGAGCTGAGCGACTGCGTCATGATCGTCGGCAGTAACATGGCCTACGCGCATCCGATCCTGTTTCGTCGCCTCGAAGAAGCCAAATCCCGCCGGCCGCAGATGAAAATCATCGTCATCGACCCCCGGCGCACCGACACCTGCGACCTGGCGGACCTGCACCTGGCGATCCTGCCGGGGACCGACGTCGCCTTGTTCCATGGGATTTTGCACCTGCTGTTGTGGGAAGACTGGGTCGACCGCGACTTCATCAAGGCCCACACCGAAGGCCTGGCGGACCTGAAGAACCTGGTTCGCGATTACACCCCGGCCATGGTTGCCCAGTTGTGCGGCATCAGCGTCGAGCAACTGCACCAGTGCGCCGAAGCCGTCGGCACGGCCCCCAGCTTCCTGTCGCTGTGGTGCATGGGCCTGAACCAGTCCACCGCCGGCAGCGCGAAGAACAGTGCCTTGATCAATTTGCACCTGGCCACCGGGCAGATCGGCCGTCCGGGTGCCGGGCCGTTCTCGCTGACTGGCCAGCCCAACGCCATGGGCGGTCGGGAAACCGGCAGCCTGTCGAACCTGTTGCCGGGCCACCGCGAAGCCGCCAACCCGGAGCATCGCGCCGAAGTGGCCGAGTACTGGGGCGTCGAGCAATTGCCCGCCACTCCCGGCTTGAGCGCCATCGAGCTGTTCGAGCAGGTGCGCAATGGCAAGATCAAGGCCTTGTGGATTGCCTGCACCAACCCGGCCCAATCGATGCCGGACCAGACGGCGGTTCGGGAGGCCCTGCAAGCCTGCCCGTTCGTGGTGCTGCAAGAGGCCTTCCGGACCACCGAAACCGCCGGGTTTGCCGACCTGCTGTTGCCAGCCGCCAGTTGGGGCGAGAAGGAAGGTTCGGTGACCAACTCCGAACGACGTATTTCCCACGTCCGTCGGGCCGTTGGCGCACCGGGCGAAGCACGACCGGACTGGGCGATTACCGTGGATTTCGCCCAACGCCTGGAGAAACGTCTGCGGCCGGGCCAGCCCAGCCTGTTCGCCTTTGACGCACCGGCCCAGTTGTTCGACGAATACAAGCAGTTGACCCGGGGTCGCGACCTCGACCTGTCCGGTATCAGCCATGCACTGATCGATCAGCTTGGTCCCCAGCAGTGGCCCTTCCCGGACGGCGCCACGGTCGGAACGGCGCGTCTGTACGTGGATGGGATTTTTCCTACCGACAATGGCCGTGCGCGGTTTGTCGCCGAACCGTATCGCGCCGCCAGGGAGCTGCGTGACGCACGTTACCCGCTGACCCTCAACACCGGTCGCCTGCGGGACCAGTGGCACGGCATGAGCCGCACCGGCACCGCCGCGCAACTGTTCGGCCACGTGAACGAAGCCGTACTCAGCCTGCACCCCGACGAACTGCAGCGCCAGCGCCTGCAACCGGGCGACCTGGTCAGCCTCAAGAGCCGCCGTGGCGCGGTGATCGTGGCCGTGGACAGCGACGAAAGCGTGCGGCCCGGCCAGGCGTTCCTGCCGATGCACTGGGGCGACCGGTTCCTCAAGGGTGGGGTTAATACCCTGACTCAACCGGCTTTCGATCCCTTGTCAAAGCAACCGGAACTCAAACACAGCGGCGTGCGCCTGGAACCGGTGAACCTGCCTTGGCAACTTTTCGCCCTGATCGAGGGTGATGTCCAACAGCATCTGGAGACGTTGCGTCCGCTGTGTGAGGCGTTTGCCTACGTCAGCCTGAGCCTGACCGGCCGTGAACGTCCGGCGCTGCTGATTCGCGCCGCCAGCGCCGTGGCGCCTGATCCCGACCTGCTGCAAGCGATCGACGAACAGCTGGGGCTGATCGACGGGCCGGTACTGGCCTACGACGATCCCCGTCGCGCCATCGGTAAACGGGTGCGGATCGAAAACGGTCGCATCACCGCCATCCGCCTGGCCGGCGAAACCCTCGCCCGGCATTGGCTGCAGAACCTGTGGCAGGAAGGCCGTGCCGATGAGCAACTGCGCCGTTGGCTGCTGGCGCCTTTGAGCGCGCCGCCAGGCAATGTTGGCGCGGCGGCCGGAGGCAGCAAAACACTGTGCAATTGCTTGAACGTCAGCCAGCGTGCGATCTGCGCCGGCATTGAACGTGGCCTGGATTTGCAAGGGCTGAAACAGGAATTGGGTTGCGGCACGCAGTGCGGCTCCTGTGTACCGGAAATCAAACGCCTGCTGGTTGCCAACGCGCAACCGATGGCCGCTGTCTCGTGA
- the nirD gene encoding nitrite reductase small subunit NirD → MNWLDICALEDINALGSRIINGPKGDIAIFRTSNDEVFALDDRCPHKGGPLSQGLIYGKRVACPLHNWQIDLETGQAQAPDVGCAHHHSARVENGRVLLALRDAS, encoded by the coding sequence ATGAACTGGCTGGATATCTGCGCGCTGGAAGACATCAACGCCCTGGGCTCGCGCATCATCAATGGCCCGAAAGGTGACATCGCGATTTTTCGCACGAGCAACGATGAAGTTTTCGCACTCGATGACCGCTGCCCGCACAAGGGTGGTCCGTTGTCCCAGGGGCTGATCTACGGAAAGCGCGTGGCCTGCCCGCTGCACAACTGGCAGATCGATCTGGAGACCGGCCAGGCCCAGGCACCGGATGTGGGTTGTGCCCATCATCATTCGGCACGGGTCGAGAACGGCCGGGTGCTGTTGGCGCTACGGGACGCAAGCTGA
- the nirB gene encoding nitrite reductase large subunit NirB codes for MKKLKLVMIGNGMAGVRTLEELLKLSNELYDITVFGAEPHTNYNRILLSPVLAGEQTFEEIVLNDLSWYQDNHINLLLNRKVVEIDRVKRRVIAEDGTEAEYDRLLIATGSTPFILPIPGHTLDGVIGYRDIADTQAMIDTAKTHKHAVVIGGGLLGLEAANGLKLRGMDVTVVHLGEWLLERQLDKTSGQLLQTALEDRGLKFRLSEQTQALHDAGNGRVGSVQFKNGDIIPADLVVMAAGIRPNVELAEKSGIPCSRGILVNDTMQTYDPRIYAIGECANHRGTAYGLVAPLFEQAKVCANHLAQLGFATYKGSVTSTKLKVTGIDLFSAGDFMGGEGTETITLSDPIGGVYKKLVIKDDVLVGACLYGDTADGGWYFRQIRENAAISEIRDHLMFGENALGDVGHQGQDKAMSMADSAEVCGCNGVCKGTIVKAIQEHGLFSVDDVKKHTKAASSCGSCAGLVEQILINTVGGAADVKPKSEKAICGCSDLNHGQIRQAIRDEHLLTIAGTMSYLNWRTPNGCATCRPALNYYLISTWPGEAHDDPQSRLINERAHANIQKDGTYSVVPRMWGGVTTPSELRRIADVADKYSVPMVKVTGGQRIDLLGIKKQDLPGVWADLDMPSGHAYGKSIRTVKTCVGSEFCRFGTQNSTQLGIELEHDLFNMWSPHKVKLAVSGCPRNCSEAGIKDVGIIGVDSGWEMYIGGNGGIKTEVAEFFVKLKTAEQVREYNGAFLQLYREEAFYLERTVHYMQRVGMEHIKKAVLEDPVRRKALHERLKFSLSLEQDPWKQRLEQPQLKKEFEVIPVKNLEVPA; via the coding sequence ATGAAAAAACTCAAACTGGTGATGATCGGCAACGGTATGGCCGGGGTTCGAACCCTCGAAGAACTGCTCAAGCTGAGCAACGAGCTGTACGACATCACGGTGTTCGGTGCCGAGCCCCACACCAACTACAACCGCATCCTGCTCTCCCCCGTGCTCGCCGGCGAACAGACCTTCGAAGAAATCGTCCTCAATGATTTGAGCTGGTACCAGGACAACCACATCAACCTGCTGCTCAACCGCAAGGTCGTGGAGATCGACCGGGTCAAGCGTCGGGTCATCGCTGAAGACGGTACTGAGGCCGAGTACGATCGCCTGCTGATCGCCACCGGTTCCACGCCGTTCATCCTGCCGATTCCCGGCCACACGCTCGACGGCGTGATCGGCTACCGCGACATCGCCGACACCCAGGCGATGATCGACACCGCCAAGACCCACAAGCATGCCGTGGTGATCGGCGGCGGCCTGCTGGGCCTGGAAGCGGCCAATGGCTTGAAGCTGCGCGGCATGGACGTGACCGTGGTGCACCTGGGTGAATGGCTGCTGGAGCGGCAACTGGACAAGACCAGCGGCCAACTGCTGCAAACCGCCCTGGAAGACCGCGGCCTGAAATTCCGTCTCAGCGAGCAGACCCAGGCCCTCCACGATGCCGGCAATGGCCGGGTCGGTTCGGTGCAGTTCAAGAACGGCGACATCATCCCTGCCGATCTAGTGGTGATGGCGGCCGGCATCCGCCCTAACGTCGAACTGGCGGAAAAATCCGGCATCCCGTGCAGCCGCGGGATCCTGGTCAACGACACCATGCAGACCTACGACCCGCGCATCTACGCCATCGGCGAATGCGCCAACCATCGCGGCACCGCCTACGGCCTGGTGGCCCCGCTGTTCGAACAGGCCAAGGTCTGCGCCAACCACCTCGCGCAACTGGGCTTCGCCACCTACAAAGGTTCGGTGACCTCGACCAAGCTCAAGGTCACCGGCATCGACCTGTTTTCCGCCGGGGACTTCATGGGCGGCGAAGGCACCGAGACCATCACCCTCTCCGACCCCATCGGCGGCGTCTACAAGAAACTGGTGATCAAGGATGACGTGTTGGTCGGCGCCTGTCTGTACGGCGATACGGCAGATGGCGGCTGGTATTTCCGCCAGATCCGTGAGAATGCCGCCATCAGCGAGATCCGCGATCACCTCATGTTCGGCGAAAACGCCTTGGGCGACGTAGGACACCAGGGCCAGGACAAAGCCATGAGCATGGCCGACTCCGCCGAGGTCTGCGGCTGCAACGGCGTGTGCAAGGGCACCATCGTCAAGGCGATCCAGGAACACGGGCTGTTCAGCGTCGATGACGTGAAGAAACACACCAAGGCCGCCAGTTCCTGCGGCTCCTGCGCCGGGCTGGTCGAGCAGATCCTCATCAACACCGTCGGCGGCGCGGCAGACGTCAAACCGAAAAGCGAAAAAGCCATCTGCGGCTGCAGCGACCTCAACCACGGCCAGATCCGCCAGGCGATCCGCGACGAGCACCTGCTGACCATCGCCGGGACCATGAGCTACCTGAACTGGCGCACCCCGAACGGCTGCGCCACCTGCCGCCCGGCCCTGAACTACTACCTGATTTCCACCTGGCCCGGCGAAGCCCACGACGATCCGCAATCGCGGCTGATCAACGAGCGTGCCCACGCCAACATCCAGAAGGACGGCACCTACTCGGTCGTCCCACGGATGTGGGGCGGCGTGACCACGCCGTCGGAGCTGCGGCGCATTGCCGACGTGGCCGACAAATACAGCGTGCCGATGGTCAAGGTCACCGGTGGTCAGCGCATCGACTTGCTCGGTATCAAGAAGCAGGACCTGCCCGGCGTCTGGGCCGACCTCGACATGCCGTCCGGCCACGCCTACGGTAAGTCCATCCGCACCGTGAAGACCTGCGTCGGCAGCGAGTTCTGCCGCTTCGGCACACAGAACTCCACCCAACTGGGTATCGAACTGGAGCACGACCTGTTCAACATGTGGTCGCCGCACAAGGTAAAGCTGGCTGTCTCCGGTTGCCCGCGCAACTGCTCGGAAGCCGGCATCAAGGACGTAGGCATTATCGGTGTCGATTCCGGCTGGGAGATGTACATCGGCGGCAACGGCGGGATCAAGACCGAGGTCGCCGAGTTCTTCGTCAAGCTCAAGACCGCCGAGCAAGTGCGTGAATACAACGGAGCCTTCCTGCAGCTGTACCGCGAAGAAGCCTTCTACCTCGAGCGCACCGTGCACTACATGCAGCGGGTCGGCATGGAGCACATCAAGAAAGCCGTGCTCGAAGACCCGGTGCGGCGCAAGGCACTTCACGAGCGCCTGAAATTTTCCTTGTCCCTGGAACAGGACCCGTGGAAACAGCGCCTGGAACAACCCCAGCTGAAGAAAGAGTTTGAAGTCATCCCCGTGAAGAACCTGGAGGTGCCGGCATGA
- a CDS encoding bifunctional protein-serine/threonine kinase/phosphatase, which translates to MSLQLSFAEASAIGPREENQDALRLVTPAPALAASKGYLFAIADGVSQCADGGLAARSTLQALALDYYATPQTWGVAQALDRLLLAQNRWLQANGGGQPLLTTVSALVLRGRRFTLAHVGDCRVYRWHADHLQRVSEDHVWEQQGMQHVLKRALGLDQHLILDFLDGELRTDETFVLLSDGVWAVLGDTAIAGILRDQPDLNLAAQTLVNAAHLAGSQDNASALLVRVDALGEASIGDALIQLQQWPLPPALKPGQVFEGWQVEGLLGQSQQSLLYRVHDGQGQPWLLKTLPVQLRDDSRAGQALLSEEWFLKRVAGRQFPEVHGVPQRQHLYYVMREYPGMTLAELFHQAGALPLAQWLDLAQRLVRAVGLLHRRQIYHRDIKPENLHLGDDGELRLLDFGLAYCPGLSEDQANVLPGTPSYIAPEAFAGTAPTAQQDLYAVGVTLYFLLTGHYPYGEVEAFQRPRFGVPVSASRYRPDLPEWLGQSLERAVVATPDERFETAEEWLLLLEQGERRSLSVRPRPLLEREPLKVWRTLALVSLVANIVLLFLVFHS; encoded by the coding sequence ATGAGCCTGCAACTGAGTTTCGCTGAAGCCAGTGCCATCGGCCCACGGGAAGAAAACCAGGACGCCCTGCGCCTGGTCACCCCGGCCCCGGCGCTGGCCGCCAGCAAGGGTTACCTGTTCGCCATCGCCGACGGCGTGAGTCAATGCGCCGATGGCGGGCTGGCCGCCCGTTCGACCTTGCAAGCCCTGGCCCTGGACTATTACGCCACGCCGCAAACCTGGGGCGTGGCCCAGGCACTGGACCGGCTGTTGCTGGCACAGAATCGCTGGTTACAGGCCAACGGTGGCGGGCAGCCGCTGCTCACCACCGTCAGCGCCCTGGTGCTGCGTGGCCGGCGCTTCACCCTCGCCCACGTTGGCGATTGCCGGGTCTACCGCTGGCATGCCGATCATCTGCAACGGGTCAGCGAAGATCACGTCTGGGAGCAACAGGGCATGCAACATGTGCTCAAGCGCGCTCTGGGGCTGGATCAGCATCTGATCCTCGACTTCCTCGACGGCGAACTGCGCACGGACGAAACCTTCGTACTGCTCAGCGATGGCGTCTGGGCGGTGCTGGGGGACACGGCCATCGCCGGCATCCTTCGCGACCAGCCGGACCTGAACCTCGCCGCCCAGACACTGGTCAACGCCGCGCACCTGGCCGGCAGCCAGGACAACGCCAGCGCCTTGCTGGTGCGGGTCGATGCGCTGGGCGAAGCGAGCATCGGCGATGCGCTGATCCAACTGCAGCAATGGCCTCTTCCCCCGGCACTGAAACCAGGCCAGGTGTTCGAAGGCTGGCAGGTCGAAGGATTGCTCGGCCAGAGCCAGCAATCGCTGCTCTACCGGGTACACGACGGCCAGGGCCAGCCGTGGCTGCTGAAAACCCTGCCGGTGCAACTACGGGATGACTCCCGGGCCGGGCAGGCGTTGCTGTCGGAGGAATGGTTTCTCAAGCGGGTCGCCGGAAGGCAGTTTCCGGAAGTCCATGGCGTTCCCCAGCGTCAGCACCTGTATTACGTGATGCGCGAATACCCGGGCATGACCCTGGCCGAGCTGTTCCACCAGGCCGGCGCCTTGCCCCTGGCTCAATGGCTGGACCTGGCGCAACGACTGGTGCGGGCGGTGGGGTTGTTGCATCGACGGCAGATCTACCACCGCGACATCAAGCCGGAGAACCTGCACCTGGGAGACGATGGGGAGCTGCGTCTGCTGGATTTCGGGCTGGCGTACTGCCCGGGCCTGTCCGAAGACCAGGCCAACGTGTTACCGGGCACCCCCAGCTATATCGCCCCGGAAGCTTTCGCAGGCACCGCACCGACGGCGCAACAGGACCTGTATGCCGTCGGTGTGACCCTGTATTTCCTGCTGACCGGGCATTATCCCTACGGCGAAGTCGAAGCATTCCAGCGACCGCGCTTTGGCGTACCGGTCAGCGCCAGCCGCTATCGGCCGGACCTGCCCGAATGGCTTGGACAAAGCCTGGAGCGCGCCGTCGTGGCGACGCCGGACGAGCGCTTTGAAACCGCCGAGGAATGGCTGTTGTTGCTGGAACAGGGCGAGCGCCGCAGCTTGAGCGTCAGGCCCCGGCCACTGCTGGAGCGCGAACCGCTGAAGGTCTGGCGGACCTTGGCGCTGGTGTCTTTGGTGGCGAACATTGTGCTGCTGTTTCTGGTGTTTCACAGCTGA
- a CDS encoding nitrate/nitrite transporter, translating into MNSSFWKSGHTPTLFAAFLYFDLSFMVWYLLGPLAVQISTDLHLTTQQRGLMVATPILAGAVLRLFMGLLADRTSPKTAGMVGQVIVICALFCAWKLGIHSYEQALLLGLFLGMAGASFAVALPLASQWYPPQHQGKAMGIAGAGNSGTVLAAIIAPLMAAAFGWSNVFGFALVPLILTLVVFAWLAKNAPERPKAKSMADYLKALGDRDSWWFMFFYSVTFGGFIGLASALPGYFNDQYGLSPVTAGYYTAACVFGGSLMRPLGGALADRFGGIRTLLGMYTVAAICIAAVGFNLPNSYAALALFVCTMLGLGAGNGAVFQLVPQRFRREIGVMTGLIGMAGGIGGFALAAGMGAIKQSTGSYQLALWLFASLGVLAWFGLYGVKRRWRTTWGSAAVTAARV; encoded by the coding sequence ATGAATTCAAGCTTCTGGAAATCCGGCCACACCCCGACATTGTTCGCGGCCTTCCTCTATTTCGACCTGAGCTTCATGGTCTGGTACCTGCTCGGCCCGCTGGCGGTGCAAATTTCCACCGACTTGCATCTGACCACCCAGCAACGCGGCCTGATGGTGGCGACACCGATCCTGGCCGGTGCCGTGCTGCGCCTGTTCATGGGCCTGCTGGCCGACCGGACTTCACCGAAAACCGCCGGCATGGTGGGCCAGGTGATCGTGATCTGCGCGCTGTTCTGTGCCTGGAAACTGGGCATCCACAGCTATGAACAGGCGCTGCTGCTGGGCCTGTTCCTCGGCATGGCCGGTGCTTCGTTCGCCGTCGCCCTGCCATTGGCGTCCCAGTGGTACCCGCCACAACACCAGGGCAAGGCCATGGGCATCGCCGGTGCCGGCAACTCGGGCACCGTGCTGGCCGCGATCATCGCGCCGCTGATGGCCGCCGCCTTCGGCTGGAGCAACGTGTTCGGCTTCGCACTGGTCCCATTGATCCTGACCCTGGTGGTCTTCGCCTGGCTGGCCAAGAATGCGCCCGAGCGGCCGAAAGCCAAATCCATGGCCGACTACCTCAAGGCCCTGGGTGATCGTGACAGCTGGTGGTTCATGTTCTTCTACAGCGTGACCTTCGGCGGCTTCATCGGCCTGGCCAGCGCCCTGCCCGGCTACTTCAACGACCAATATGGCCTGAGCCCCGTGACCGCCGGCTACTACACCGCGGCCTGTGTTTTCGGTGGCAGCCTGATGCGGCCGTTGGGTGGCGCCCTGGCGGATCGTTTCGGCGGTATCCGCACCTTGCTGGGCATGTACACCGTGGCAGCCATCTGCATCGCGGCGGTGGGCTTCAACCTGCCGAACTCCTACGCGGCACTGGCATTGTTCGTCTGCACCATGCTCGGTCTCGGCGCCGGCAACGGTGCGGTGTTCCAACTGGTGCCACAACGTTTCCGCCGCGAAATCGGCGTGATGACCGGGCTGATCGGCATGGCCGGCGGCATCGGTGGCTTCGCCCTGGCGGCGGGCATGGGCGCGATCAAGCAAAGCACCGGCAGTTACCAACTGGCGCTGTGGCTGTTCGCGAGCCTGGGTGTACTGGCCTGGTTCGGCCTGTACGGCGTCAAGCGTCGCTGGAGAACCACCTGGGGTTCGGCGGCCGTCACCGCGGCGCGGGTATAA
- a CDS encoding ANTAR domain-containing response regulator encodes MLRILLINDTAKKVGRLKAALVEAGFDVIDESGLTIDLPERVETVRPDVILIDTESPGRDVMEQVVLVSRDQPRPIVMFTDEHDPDVMRQAIKSGVSAYIVEGIHAARLQPILDVAMARFESDQALRAQLLARDQQLAERKRIELAKGMLMKMKDCNEEQAYTLMRRQAMSRQQKLIQVAEQIIAMNELLG; translated from the coding sequence ATGCTGCGTATCCTGCTGATCAACGACACCGCGAAAAAAGTCGGCCGCCTCAAGGCCGCCCTGGTGGAAGCCGGTTTCGACGTCATCGACGAATCCGGACTGACCATCGACCTGCCGGAACGCGTCGAAACAGTGCGTCCGGATGTGATCCTGATCGATACCGAGTCACCCGGACGGGATGTCATGGAACAAGTGGTGCTGGTCAGTCGCGACCAGCCACGACCGATCGTCATGTTCACCGATGAGCACGACCCGGATGTGATGCGCCAGGCGATCAAGTCGGGGGTGAGTGCCTACATCGTCGAAGGCATCCACGCCGCGCGCCTGCAACCGATCCTCGACGTGGCCATGGCCCGCTTTGAAAGCGACCAGGCCCTGCGCGCCCAGCTCCTGGCCCGGGACCAGCAACTGGCCGAACGCAAACGCATCGAACTGGCCAAGGGCATGCTCATGAAGATGAAGGATTGTAATGAAGAACAGGCCTACACCCTGATGCGCCGCCAGGCCATGAGCCGCCAGCAGAAGCTGATCCAGGTGGCCGAGCAGATCATTGCCATGAATGAGTTGCTGGGCTGA
- a CDS encoding CmpA/NrtA family ABC transporter substrate-binding protein translates to MNEVPANALAWVNGSDAPEKSAIDLGFMALSDCAPVVVAATQGFAQPYGLTLNLKRQTSWANLRDKLVSGEIDAAHSLYGLIYAVHLGIGGVAPTDMAVLMGLNQNGQSIHLSHGLQAMGVTSPEALERHVHQTRPKLTFAQTFPTGTHAMWLYYWLAAQGIHPLSDVDSVVVPPPQMIAHLQAGRIDGLCVGEPWCASAVKQNLGFTLATTQTIWPDHPEKVLGCTRAFVEQYPNTARALVMTVLEASRFIEQSSENRRSTAQLLSAAEYLDAPLDCIEPRLLGTYADGLGNSWQDPHAMRFHGDGEVNVPYLSDGMWFMTQFRRWGLLREDPDYLAVAQEVQQLELYRQACAALGISSTFQDMRSSQLIDGTTWDGSDPAGYARSFKLHALSDAAALFASR, encoded by the coding sequence ATGAATGAAGTTCCAGCCAACGCCCTGGCCTGGGTCAATGGCAGTGACGCCCCGGAAAAAAGCGCAATCGACCTGGGGTTCATGGCCTTGAGTGACTGCGCCCCGGTGGTGGTAGCCGCCACCCAGGGCTTCGCCCAACCCTACGGCCTGACCTTGAACCTCAAGCGCCAGACGTCCTGGGCCAACCTGCGGGACAAGCTGGTCAGCGGTGAAATCGACGCGGCCCACAGCCTGTACGGCCTGATCTATGCGGTGCACCTGGGCATCGGCGGTGTCGCGCCGACCGACATGGCGGTGCTGATGGGGCTGAACCAGAACGGCCAGAGCATCCACCTTTCCCATGGCTTGCAGGCGATGGGCGTGACCAGTCCTGAGGCACTGGAGCGCCATGTGCACCAAACTCGCCCGAAACTGACCTTCGCCCAGACATTCCCCACCGGCACCCATGCGATGTGGCTCTACTACTGGCTCGCCGCCCAGGGTATTCACCCCTTGTCGGACGTCGACAGCGTGGTGGTACCGCCGCCGCAAATGATTGCGCACTTGCAGGCCGGGCGTATCGACGGACTCTGCGTCGGCGAACCCTGGTGCGCCAGCGCGGTGAAACAGAACCTCGGTTTCACCCTGGCAACGACCCAGACCATCTGGCCCGACCACCCGGAGAAAGTCCTGGGCTGTACCCGTGCGTTCGTCGAGCAGTACCCCAACACGGCGCGAGCCCTGGTGATGACGGTCCTCGAAGCCAGCCGGTTCATTGAGCAGAGCAGCGAGAACCGTCGCAGCACCGCACAACTGTTGAGCGCCGCCGAATACCTCGATGCACCGCTGGACTGCATCGAACCCCGTCTGCTGGGGACCTACGCCGATGGCCTGGGCAATAGCTGGCAGGATCCCCACGCCATGCGTTTTCATGGCGACGGCGAGGTGAACGTGCCCTACCTGTCCGACGGCATGTGGTTCATGACCCAGTTCCGGCGCTGGGGCCTGCTGCGGGAAGACCCGGACTACCTGGCCGTGGCGCAGGAGGTCCAGCAACTCGAGCTGTATCGCCAGGCGTGCGCGGCGCTGGGCATTTCGTCGACCTTCCAGGACATGCGCAGCAGCCAGTTGATCGACGGCACCACCTGGGACGGCTCGGACCCGGCCGGGTACGCCCGCAGCTTCAAACTGCACGCCTTGAGCGATGCGGCAGCCCTTTTCGCCAGCCGCTGA